CAGTACCCAATAGGCAGTAGTATAGGCGAGACGATTATGAAGGGAAACGTAACTGGGAAACTGATCAGCGTGGCATTTGTGTTTTAATGCTTGAATAATGCTTAATAAcctgaacgaacgaatgacAGCTTGGCACGTTCCACTGCGCGTTGCTTTGCTGGTGGGTGGCTGACTGTTTTATTTGCTTGTCAGCACACCATAATATGCTTTGCATCTCtaattcgctctctctatctctctctctttctctctctctctctctctctctctctgtctctctcaactattttgtttttctctgtcGAATAACACATTCGCGGAATTCACACACTTCGATACCGATATTCTAAACTACTGATCTAGATGTTTTACTCCTCTTCGATTCTATTAACTTATGCTCTGAGCGATATAACACTAGCCACTAATCTGCAAGAAAGAATGCGGCTGGCTACACATGTACGCGCGCGTTTACTAACGTTGACTAACGCTCGCGGAGTAGAATAACCGAAAAACCTTAACTTAAAGAAGCTCTTCCTCACCATGCATTCATTGCGTCGCTTTTCTTGAGTATCGGGAAAGCATCCAGATGTAGACATCACCTTCCCCGCCCTAGCGAGCATGTGATGtgctcccctttccccacgCGCCCTTACCAAACGGCGATAAATTCGTTTGACGATACCAGCCGATACGAGCGTGTCGGGGAACTAGCAAAGCGGGAAGTCGTCTGGCGCGCATTACATTCAGCACTATCAAATATTACAGGAGCAATGCTCGGCGGCTGACCCACGATGACACTCTCTATTACGCAGAGAGACTGCTGTTTCAATCATTGCACAGCATTAACAACTTTTACTGCCCTTCGTAGTATTTGGCGGTACCATTGCTACCACAGATAGCATCTTCCCAGGctgcaaaaaaatggaaattgaaatagaaGAATTTAAGCCAAACATCAGTTGAGTGCTGAGTTGTTAGACAATCCTTACCTGTTCCAACAAAGAACACTATCTTATCGTGATTATAATCGATACTGTGTACCTGTTCCGGTTCAACGAAGCGTAGATTtagttccttcttcttgtccaGACGTACCGGTATCGGGGTAGCCGATGCACCGGAAGTAACGGGGGCGACAGTGGTTCCTCCTTTCGTTTCCTGTATACCTGCAGCATTGTTCGAATTGATCGTCTGCGCTGATGCTTCCACTGTCGTCACCATCTGGGATGTTGGTGATACTGGCGTAATTGTGGCGGCGCTGTTGGTCACTTCGGCTGTCgtttgttgcagttgcagctgctgttgctgctgttgtgaggCATGGTACGTCTGAGTGACACTATTGGTTGCAACGTTATTGTTATGATTTTGCAGGCCTCCTCCGACAGTGGCGGCCTGCGGTCGTGTGGTCATCACTgtttgctggtgatgatgtggaAGTGATGATGAGGGAACCGTGGCAACGAGTACATTGTTGTTGGCAACATCGGCGATAGAAGCAGCGGAGCCAGTAGGAACCACCGGCACGACAACGGCCTGGTGTGGGAGCAATACCGCggttgccatcggtggcaATGCCGGTGGAGGAACCATGAGATGAGCAGCCGAAGGGACAGCAACAAGTGTAGGAGTAGGTGGTGCTCCCGGCAAAAGTCCTTCCTTCACGAcctgcactgttgctgctggtggcggtggtacaGCATTTACGACAGCGACTGTAGTACTAGCGCTACCAGGAGGCACTACCGGGATTGGCTGAACGCCTGAGGAAgcagctgctgtagctgcaaCGACGGCTGGCGGTGGAAGCGCAAACTGATTATGACATGGTAGTGCCGgaagcgatggtggtggctgtgtaTAAATTGAATGAACTAGAACGGCTGGTGGCGGATGAGCGAACAGGTTGGTAGCGGTCCCTGGATCGGTGAGTAGAGGAGGCATTACAGTCGTCGATGAAACtaccgtcgccaccgttgtCTCAATTGCTGCActatctgctgctggtacgatGTTTCCGTGCGCACCGAGATAGAGTTGTGGTGGTGTAGCAACGAGTGATGGAAGCAATGGCAGCTTCTGGTAACTGGGGGCGttcgacgatgaggatgaagatgaacagACGgatgacgaagaggagggtgaggatgatgattgttggagAGGCGGTTTCCCGAGTGAGTTACAGCTGGTACTGCTGGTACTACTGCTATTACGTGTTTCATTCATtaccgctgatgatgatgacggcgataATGAGGGTTCCCGATCAGAACCGTCGATATTGCATGAAGTCACTGGCACAGACGACACTCTGCTATTCGGTTTTTGGCCCTTGGGTTTCTGCGAAGAAGAGGTAGCTGCTGAGCTATCTGCTGTGGAACCCTCAAGGAGCTTACGACAGTCTTCTTCACTAAAGTCTCCAAATAATAGTTCATAATCGTTGCTGAACCCAAACGTGAATTCATTCGACTTTTGCTCAACGCCATCGTTCATCATGATCACAGCTGGACGATTCGGCTGCAGATGATTCGAAGCACTGTTGCTAGCCGTAGAAGTGCTGGAGCGACCCGATGATCCTTTACCAGCGCCAGAGGAAGCACCCGATGCTGCCGTAATATTCGATTGTTTATCCTTTTTGTTCCGTTTGCCACCTCCTTGCAGcacatgttgctgttgctgggcaaCTAACTTCTCGgatgactgttgctgctgcggtgcttgCATAAACTGAATCGAAGAGAGTCCAGCTGGTGGTTCAGCATCATTCATAGCGCGTCGTGTATCGAATGGAAGGATCGTTGGAGACTGGGTATCACTATCGTTCGGCAtattgttgctgctagtgttaCCTGCAACGGACGACTGAACAGTAGCAATGGTACCTGCGAAAGCGACGGAAGTATCCGTACCCTCTGTTGGCACTATCGTCAccgttgtttcctttttcgcctTACCTTTCTTCGCCGCAACGGTATTCACTGGCTGTGATTGTGGGGCCGAATTTACTGTTACCGTCGCGGAAGTAGAATTTGTAACACTGGGCGTTGtcgccggtggtgatgctgctgttcctgatgctagtggcgctggtggtgctgctgctgccacctgcCCGAAACTTAGCCCAGCAATGGGCACTGAAGTAGCGGCACTAGTGCCTTTCGCGTTCGTCGCCTTATTACAAGACAATCCGGAGGGCAGCGTAGTTTGACCGTAACCTTTAATTGTTCGTTCCAGGGCCGGGTAGTGCTCATTCGAGTAGTAAATTTCATTGTTATCGACGCTTTTGGACTTGTGAAGGGATGCTTTTGTGGCTCCACCAATACCACCTTCCGAAGCATTGTTTGTCGTAACTGGACCATTGTGTATCTCGTTGGTTGCCGTCGAAACTACTGTATTTATTATGGCTCCTGTCGCAGAACCTGTTGTCTTGCCACTAGCACTGGTAGAAATGATCGATGGCTCTTCACCGGTACCATTGGTACTGACCACCGCCGTAAGCAAACTTTGAGAGTATGTTGCACGTGGAGCGACGATCTGAGCTTGGTATGGTACAGTGGTGCCTGAGTTGCTAGGATTGTTTGCTGAAACAGCGCTAGGCAATGCTAGCAATGGCTGCGAAGACAATAgcggttgttggtgttgatttGAAAGATaatgtgatggtggtggtgcttgatACTGATGTGATTCGACTAGTTGTGGGAACGCTTCAGACGAATTGAGATCTTGCAACACGTTGCTGCTACCAGCACTACCCCCGTCTTTCGATTGGCTACTACCTTCAGCGACGCTTGGccatccactaccaccagtaccagcagaagcagttgtaccgccaccaccgctaccaatGTCCATTCCACTCTTTTCATATGTCGTCATGTTCGGTATACGGGCAATTTCAGCATATGATTGTGGtgtcgctgttgctgaagCCGACCCACcactttgctgttgctgcctttGTTGATGACTAGTGTTGttcggaagctgctgcttcttagacggtttttgctgctgctgttgctgctgggattgctgctgttggcgatgATGTTTTCGAGAAGAGTTGGCTTCAATAGGCAACGAGTAAACGGAATCCGCATCGCTTGAGTCTGACTTTTCCGACGGAGGCACAGAAGAGGTCGATTTTCGCCGAGATACATCGTTACTCATATATACCTCTCGATCGGTAATAAAGTGATTGCTGGCATGAtatctaccaccaccggtagagGAGTTGTTTGCTGGGAACGTCGAACCGCTACTAGCGCGTCCGTATCCACCGTTGCCCCCCGAACTACCATGCGAGTGCTGCCGTCGATTGGCAGCTCCGCCGATGAAATTGCTGCCCGAAGCCACATCGTCGTGGCCAGCACCTGTACCAGCAGCGTTCGGAagctttttctttgcttttttctttttagttACGACGTGGAAATCTGATCCCTCTCCACCGTTTGAGCCGCCTCCGCCCTGCGTTCCTCCACCAAgcgaggacaacgacgagtCACGCTTCCGCGTCGTCGAATGCTGCTGAGCACTGGCCGGGTCCAcgacactactgctgctggaaggattATGGTGATCTTTGGCCTCTTTCTTATCTTTCTTGCCTACCTTTCCACTAGCACTGTTCGATGATGCCGGAGCGATCGATTGTGGAGGCTCATCAGAAGGCGATTGTGCCTCTACGGACTGGCTTCCGAAGAAGTTCAACTCCTCTGTACCCCACGAACGCCGTTCGgtgcgctgttgttgcttgctgTTGGAACATCCTGCATTGCCTTCCTTTGTGCCTCCGGTggactgttgttgttcctttcTCTTCTGTGACTTGCTACTACGCAACGTGACCGCCGGATCCGTTTCCTGCGCACGAGCCTTTTCGACATGATTCTGTcgtgtgttttcttcttccaccttTTTGCGGCTACAGCTGCTCAACTCCTCCAGTGAGTTGCTCTTCTTCAATTGCTTCGCTCCGCCGGCCGTCCGATCGcgcttcttttcgttcttGCGCTTCGGTTTATCAGCATCCACGCCACCGGACGTACTAGCGGTAGTGCCGGAcgttgccgttccgttcgatgACGACGTTGTGCCACCGGATCCATTTCCGTTctcaccggcggcagcagccacTCCGGAGACATCGCTGCCACCATTACTGATACTGGCCTGATGCTGTTGTGATTGTTTAGCTTTGCCATCGTTTTCGATGTACTTTACAAGCGCTTCAATGTCACTTTGCCCCCGATAGCCGACAATGTTTTCCGGTACCACAACGACAGTGTTGCGATCAGATTTCGGTTTGCGATACTTCTTTCCACCACTACTGCTCGTCCCCGTTGAGTtcccgccaccaccgatgctgccaccgctggTCGAAGAACCAATACCACCACTTCCTCCACCGAACTGTGAGACGGAATTTGCGTTTTCGTCAAACTTTTGCTAAAATAACGGAACCAAAAGTGCACATTATTGTTGGCATCAATACATTAACAGACGATATAGTTTCCTACCTGAATTGATGGGTATTGCATGCTGCTTCGAGTGGTTGAGATGAACGTGTTACTAGGCGACAGCATCGTTTTCATCGCCGTTTGATCGCCACTCTTGCTGCTATCGATCATGCACTTGACGGACGGATAGGAAGAACCAAGCTGTACCGCTTCAAGCATCGGCAGTGAAACGGTCTTATCCACGTGATGCACGGACAAAGGCCGGGTTCCCCGACACGTTTGTCCGATGTCAAGACACGCTTCAGCCGTGTACTGTTGTGTTGGATAGCTGAACGTCTTTTTCGTCGCGGAGAGACCAACcgaactgttgttgttgctgctactgatactgttggtggcagcagcactactactgctggtacCGCCGCTGTTGATGCCTCCGAGACCGCCagtaccgttgctgctgtacaGATCACCTccacttgttgctgctgccgtgccgCTGCCACAGTACCCCAACGTCGTAGACGGACCGGCAGCCCCCGTTCCGAGCGCTACCGCGGCTGATGCTATTGCCGCTGATGCCGCCATGGAGCAAACATTTGGTGAGGACGATCCAGTAATGGCAGTGTTAGTGCTACTATTACCACACGCTGTTCCTCCAACTCCGCCGGCAATCAGTTCGATGTCATCCGTTCCGCTGTTCTCGTAGTGATTATTCTGggacacaaacatacacaacTGCATATAATTACCAAAATGGGGCAAACAACGGTAACAGCTCAGGTACGAACCACTAAAGTTCCGCTTTCAAAAACTATTTTTctacttttcatttcaaaatttctCTAATCCTCGTCTTCTTGTTGTCGTTACCTACCTGCTGTAGCGGATTGTGACCGATGACGCTGACGGAGGTGGATGTTGAGGGTTCATCCACACCCAGATCGTGCATATTGATGACCGTGTGCGCCGGTACCGTCCGGTGGTCGTTTATCATACTGGTGGCACCGCACAGCTCACCACTCCCGGCACCAGCCAACAGATGAGATTCCTCGCCGGCAATGATGGCTCCACCGGAGGTGGACCAACTGCAGTCACTGCCTGTAATCGCATTCAGCGGTGCTGACTGAAGCAACGCACCGTAGTCGTTGCTcttcgaggacgaggacgatttGATCGACGTGGATTTCAAGGGCCGACGAACTTCCTTCAGGAACGGTTGTTCGCTGATCGTTTGGTTGACATTGCTAGGCAAACTTCCACCTTCGCGTTGCCGCGAAGACACAGACGAAATCTGGCGCTTCGAGCGCGACCCGGCACCATGTGAGCTACCGCCGCCGCTACTACCTCCAACTCCCTCAATACCCATACCCGCGTTGGCACCTCCGTAGCCACCACCGCCCGATCGTCTCGAAGAGTAGCTGGACACCGCACAGTActcactgctgctgtaacCATACTCCTGCTTGGTCGCTTCCGGTAGGTCCTGCAGGGAGCCACCCTGTGTCGGACGGCCTCCCGACGAACGTTTGCTATGCACCGGACGGCTCGTGAACGAAAAGTTTTGCTCCTGATCTTCGCGCTCCGCTTTATTCAACAGTTCCTACAATAAAAAGAAGCCCAAAATACAGCACATCAATCCATGTTAAAGGCGAAGGTAACTGCAACAGCTGGTCTGCGGGTGACTGCGATCAGAATGCGAAACTTACGTTAAATATAGCACTCTTGTGTTCACGATCTTTTGGGCACTTGTATGTATACGCTTCTTCCAGGAGATCTTGCAGCGTGTCCTCAGGCATTGCAACAAGCTAGTGGGATAGAACAATGGAAAGCACGTGTTTTAATAGATAAGCTCCAGCGGGCTGAAATGCCTCCGCAGCGggagaaaatgttttgtttttcacagCAACACTTTTTAAAAACAGCCGACCGGCAGTAAAATGGCAAAATTTACATTGGTTACCCCTGCCACTGGTAGAACCGTTGCCTTGTAGAGCACGTGTGCTTGCAcagccagagagagaagagcctCTTTTGTTGCAGGAAATTCGCCAAAATAGTGTCGATTGGAGAGAATGATGCACTTGCAGCTCCAACCGGAGCTCAGTGCGAACGACCACGgcaacacacgaacacagcTAAACGCAAggttcggtggttttttgCTGACAAATTCAACGGGTGGTAGCCGCAGTGAACAAACCGCATCGCACCACCGCCAACTTTGGTGGTTCAGTGTGTGTTGGAAAGCGCACCGAATTCGAGGAAACAGTAATAAAACGAAACGGTACGTACAGTCGCGGTGGAGGTGCATGACTTCACGCCGCCGGGGGTGGTAATCAGCCGCCCCATCATCCCTTCATTCTCCACAACGAGCGCTctcacgtacacacacacacgctgctgctcgcacACACCATGCCCCATCTGACAGTTGGAGCACAGCGAAAtgtcaaaaaataaatatggCCGAATTTTTGCCGTTTCATGGTAGAATTACGGTATTTCAAGTGTTCGATTGCTGTAAAATGACGACCATAGATTCACACCATTGCCGATGAGTCAAGCAACTAGCATATCGATGACGAGATGCCCCACACCAGGGAAgacgggaaggagaaggaaactcTGTGCCGGCAAAGCGCACTTACCACCGGCTCCTGGTCGGATGGCGGTGATTCCGGGAGATGATctttgctggtgttgctgttgctgttgctgttgctgttgctgttgctgctgctggtgctgttgttgccggtgttgGTCGATGACGAATTTTTCCCATTCTGACCGCCAGCGGGtgcggccgtggccgtggctgtTGTGGAGGATTGCGATGACGATACCTTCACGGCAGAGGCCGCCGTGgtcgtagtcgtagtagtCGCTGCTGCCGACATCGCCATCGTACTGATTACGGACGGGACAACGCCAACCGTCGCCCCCCCAACAACATTTGTCGTCGGCAttttgctgctggagctgctgttcGCTGCTATGTTGGTTGTGCGGCTAGGGGTCGATACGGTGGCGTCGACACTGGTGGCGATGACGGCGGCCGCCGTAACGTCGGTGGATGTCGCGAgggtgctgctggcactggtgATATCGCTGgatgctgcggtggtggtgtgctgtacGTCAGTGGAACGCTCGGTCGTCGGCTCGATGTTGTCACGATCGTCAGAAatcgtcgctgttgctgctgctcgctgctcatCGCAAACTTTATCGGGTGCCTTTGGCTGTCCGAGTTCTGGCGAGGGAGTCATCGTAGGCTACCGGCCGAATTCCCCAATCTGCCTGGTCGCGGCGGGGGCGCTTCCTCCGCCTGCTACTCCACGTGACACACTACTTTGCACGGCCGCTCGATTCTGCGCTAGCGTATCGATTAAGGCGTTCCGGGTGTGAAGCTCACAGAGAACAATATCGACGTTCACGTACGTGCACCCTGTTTCTGTCGCTGGCCGCCCCCTCGTAGACTCGCGTTTGGCTCGGGGAATCGAAATCACCTAGCAAGAAGCACACTCCAGCAACCGGCGCTTATGAACACAACAAGGAGATACTTTCTTAACGTTAAAGAAGGAACCAAGAACTGTGCTACTCGCACAGAcacgcgggcacacacacacgctcacacctatacatgcacacacgcacaacgaaGACACACTAGGGAGCTAGAATTTCATCGGACAAACAATGGTAATATGATTGCCGGGCGCCAGTAGGGGGACCAAAACTGGGACTGTATTATCGGGATGTTTCGGTTGTAGCGGAAACCCCGATACCGATAATGTGGCACTCGATGCAAGGTGTGAATATGTCCACATTTGGCTAGAGGCTCGTCCTCTAGTCTGGcactgctggttgctgtttcCGCACGAGACCTGCACACGGAGGCGGCCCACCGTAAAAATCCTTGGCGAAGGGGGGCcgaccacacagcagcaggctggTTCCGcggatgttgctgatgattgtTGGTAGTGTACGCTAGAgaaatggacgacgacgacgacgacgattccgaTCGTCGAAGGCGGCGGCGATAtagcgcttctgctgcttcgacACTTTTCGCACTTGCACTAGCATGCGCCACTCTCTTTCTACCCTACACGCACAGCCTATTTTGCTCTCAGTCGCTCACTCAAcgccactcgctctctctctctctttctctcctttttctccttttgcttgctgctctctcgctcggtaCTATTATCTTTGCGATATACCTGCTGGCGGCTGAATAGGTGGCCCCGCGCCGGATGGTCACTCCGCGGCACAGAAGAAAACATGCAACGGCGGAAAGCCGCCGCTGGCCACTttacacacaccaacagccgCGCaacttggttttttttcctccttctttcttgTGGTGCTGTGGCCTCTGCGCTGCTTCCTTTTGCTCCGTTTAGctcacacagcacacacacgcgcacacacacacaacacacaacacacagcacacagcacacactgcAACGAATAaagtgcttcttctgcttcttcgcttccCTTTCTGGACCGTGCTTGTCACATTTTGAACGGGTTCCACTTTTTATCCTTCTTCTCACTACTGCACCGCCatcgcgccaccaccgccacacacactgacagaCCCGCTTCGCCACACGACCAGCCGCTACACCAGAGACCCGTATTTGGATGGTTTtcacgagaaaagaaaaattggcCCCGCACGGGAGGCGTACTGCCGAGCGCTTTTCAGATGGTTCTTGCACGGGATTCACGCGGAATCACTAACACTTGGCTGGTCTGTGGCAAGAAAagaccaccgccgtcgtctccgtcgtcgtcgagcctGCCATAGCCAGAGTTCTGCTACACAACTACAGGcggagcgctgctgctgctacaagtTCGTTCTTTCGTCTGCGGTCACAAAACTGTGGCCAAACGTTTGCCGTTCCGGCCACTAAGGCCCCGTGCAAATTCCCCGTCACCGCGACTCGGGAGACCGTTGTCTCTCGAGCGAATTAATTCTGGACTTGGACTTAATTCTTCTACTTGGTCGAGTGCAATCGGAAAACACGACACCACGACGAGGAAGATTTGCCAGAAAAACGGGAACGATCGACGGCGCGGCCGCACCAGTAGTGGTCCTTTTCTGGCGCAGCCTCCGGAGCCGGCAGCGGAAAAGAGA
The sequence above is a segment of the Anopheles darlingi chromosome 2, idAnoDarlMG_H_01, whole genome shotgun sequence genome. Coding sequences within it:
- the LOC125951266 gene encoding mucin-19 isoform X2; protein product: MTPSPELGQPKAPDKVCDEQRAAATATISDDRDNIEPTTERSTDVQHTTTAASSDITSASSTLATSTDVTAAAVIATSVDATVSTPSRTTNIAANSSSSSKMPTTNVVGGATVGVVPSVISTMAMSAAATTTTTTTAASAVKVSSSQSSTTATATAAPAGGQNGKNSSSTNTGNNSTSSSNSNSNSNSNSNTSKDHLPESPPSDQEPVLVAMPEDTLQDLLEEAYTYKCPKDREHKSAIFNELLNKAEREDQEQNFSFTSRPVHSKRSSGGRPTQGGSLQDLPEATKQEYGYSSSEYCAVSSYSSRRSGGGGYGGANAGMGIEGVGGSSGGGSSHGAGSRSKRQISSVSSRQREGGSLPSNVNQTISEQPFLKEVRRPLKSTSIKSSSSSKSNDYGALLQSAPLNAITGSDCSWSTSGGAIIAGEESHLLAGAGSGELCGATSMINDHRTVPAHTVINMHDLGVDEPSTSTSVSVIGHNPLQQNNHYENSGTDDIELIAGGVGGTACGNSSTNTAITGSSSPNVCSMAASAAIASAAVALGTGAAGPSTTLGYCGSGTAAATSGGDLYSSNGTGGLGGINSGGTSSSSAAATNSISSSNNNSSVGLSATKKTFSYPTQQYTAEACLDIGQTCRGTRPLSVHHVDKTVSLPMLEAVQLGSSYPSVKCMIDSSKSGDQTAMKTMLSPSNTFISTTRSSMQYPSIQQKFDENANSVSQFGGGSGGIGSSTSGGSIGGGGNSTGTSSSGGKKYRKPKSDRNTVVVVPENIVGYRGQSDIEALVKYIENDGKAKQSQQHQASISNGGSDVSGVAAAAGENGNGSGGTTSSSNGTATSGTTASTSGGVDADKPKRKNEKKRDRTAGGAKQLKKSNSLEELSSCSRKKVEEENTRQNHVEKARAQETDPAVTLRSSKSQKRKEQQQSTGGTKEGNAGCSNSKQQQRTERRSWGTEELNFFGSQSVEAQSPSDEPPQSIAPASSNSASGKVGKKDKKEAKDHHNPSSSSSVVDPASAQQHSTTRKRDSSLSSLGGGTQGGGGSNGGEGSDFHVVTKKKKAKKKLPNAAGTGAGHDDVASGSNFIGGAANRRQHSHGSSGGNGGYGRASSGSTFPANNSSTGGGRYHASNHFITDREVYMSNDVSRRKSTSSVPPSEKSDSSDADSVYSLPIEANSSRKHHRQQQQSQQQQQQQKPSKKQQLPNNTSHQQRQQQQSGGSASATATPQSYAEIARIPNMTTYEKSGMDIGSGGGGTTASAGTGGSGWPSVAEGSSQSKDGGSAGSSNVLQDLNSSEAFPQLVESHQYQAPPPSHYLSNQHQQPLLSSQPLLALPSAVSANNPSNSGTTVPYQAQIVAPRATYSQSLLTAVVSTNGTGEEPSIISTSASGKTTGSATGAIINTVVSTATNEIHNGPVTTNNASEGGIGGATKASLHKSKSVDNNEIYYSNEHYPALERTIKGYGQTTLPSGLSCNKATNAKGTSAATSVPIAGLSFGQVAAAAPPAPLASGTAASPPATTPSVTNSTSATVTVNSAPQSQPVNTVAAKKGKAKKETTVTIVPTEGTDTSVAFAGTIATVQSSVAGNTSSNNMPNDSDTQSPTILPFDTRRAMNDAEPPAGLSSIQFMQAPQQQQSSEKLVAQQQQHVLQGGGKRNKKDKQSNITAASGASSGAGKGSSGRSSTSTASNSASNHLQPNRPAVIMMNDGVEQKSNEFTFGFSNDYELLFGDFSEEDCRKLLEGSTADSSAATSSSQKPKGQKPNSRVSSVPVTSCNIDGSDREPSLSPSSSSAVMNETRNSSSTSSTSCNSLGKPPLQQSSSSPSSSSSVCSSSSSSSNAPSYQKLPLLPSLVATPPQLYLGAHGNIVPAADSAAIETTVATVVSSTTVMPPLLTDPGTATNLFAHPPPAVLVHSIYTQPPPSLPALPCHNQFALPPPAVVAATAAASSGVQPIPVVPPGSASTTVAVVNAVPPPPAATVQVVKEGLLPGAPPTPTLVAVPSAAHLMVPPPALPPMATAVLLPHQAVVVPVVPTGSAASIADVANNNVLVATVPSSSLPHHHQQTVMTTRPQAATVGGGLQNHNNNVATNSVTQTYHASQQQQQQLQLQQTTAEVTNSAATITPVSPTSQMVTTVEASAQTINSNNAAGIQETKGGTTVAPVTSGASATPIPVRLDKKKELNLRFVEPEQVHSIDYNHDKIVFFVGTAWEDAICGSNGTAKYYEGQ
- the LOC125951266 gene encoding mucin-19 isoform X1; the protein is MTPSPELGQPKAPDKVCDEQRAAATATISDDRDNIEPTTERSTDVQHTTTAASSDITSASSTLATSTDVTAAAVIATSVDATVSTPSRTTNIAANSSSSSKMPTTNVVGGATVGVVPSVISTMAMSAAATTTTTTTAASAVKVSSSQSSTTATATAAPAGGQNGKNSSSTNTGNNSTSSSNSNSNSNSNSNTSKDHLPESPPSDQEPVLVAMPEDTLQDLLEEAYTYKCPKDREHKSAIFNELLNKAEREDQEQNFSFTSRPVHSKRSSGGRPTQGGSLQDLPEATKQEYGYSSSEYCAVSSYSSRRSGGGGYGGANAGMGIEGVGGSSGGGSSHGAGSRSKRQISSVSSRQREGGSLPSNVNQTISEQPFLKEVRRPLKSTSIKSSSSSKSNDYGALLQSAPLNAITGSDCSWSTSGGAIIAGEESHLLAGAGSGELCGATSMINDHRTVPAHTVINMHDLGVDEPSTSTSVSVIGHNPLQQLCMFVSQNNHYENSGTDDIELIAGGVGGTACGNSSTNTAITGSSSPNVCSMAASAAIASAAVALGTGAAGPSTTLGYCGSGTAAATSGGDLYSSNGTGGLGGINSGGTSSSSAAATNSISSSNNNSSVGLSATKKTFSYPTQQYTAEACLDIGQTCRGTRPLSVHHVDKTVSLPMLEAVQLGSSYPSVKCMIDSSKSGDQTAMKTMLSPSNTFISTTRSSMQYPSIQQKFDENANSVSQFGGGSGGIGSSTSGGSIGGGGNSTGTSSSGGKKYRKPKSDRNTVVVVPENIVGYRGQSDIEALVKYIENDGKAKQSQQHQASISNGGSDVSGVAAAAGENGNGSGGTTSSSNGTATSGTTASTSGGVDADKPKRKNEKKRDRTAGGAKQLKKSNSLEELSSCSRKKVEEENTRQNHVEKARAQETDPAVTLRSSKSQKRKEQQQSTGGTKEGNAGCSNSKQQQRTERRSWGTEELNFFGSQSVEAQSPSDEPPQSIAPASSNSASGKVGKKDKKEAKDHHNPSSSSSVVDPASAQQHSTTRKRDSSLSSLGGGTQGGGGSNGGEGSDFHVVTKKKKAKKKLPNAAGTGAGHDDVASGSNFIGGAANRRQHSHGSSGGNGGYGRASSGSTFPANNSSTGGGRYHASNHFITDREVYMSNDVSRRKSTSSVPPSEKSDSSDADSVYSLPIEANSSRKHHRQQQQSQQQQQQQKPSKKQQLPNNTSHQQRQQQQSGGSASATATPQSYAEIARIPNMTTYEKSGMDIGSGGGGTTASAGTGGSGWPSVAEGSSQSKDGGSAGSSNVLQDLNSSEAFPQLVESHQYQAPPPSHYLSNQHQQPLLSSQPLLALPSAVSANNPSNSGTTVPYQAQIVAPRATYSQSLLTAVVSTNGTGEEPSIISTSASGKTTGSATGAIINTVVSTATNEIHNGPVTTNNASEGGIGGATKASLHKSKSVDNNEIYYSNEHYPALERTIKGYGQTTLPSGLSCNKATNAKGTSAATSVPIAGLSFGQVAAAAPPAPLASGTAASPPATTPSVTNSTSATVTVNSAPQSQPVNTVAAKKGKAKKETTVTIVPTEGTDTSVAFAGTIATVQSSVAGNTSSNNMPNDSDTQSPTILPFDTRRAMNDAEPPAGLSSIQFMQAPQQQQSSEKLVAQQQQHVLQGGGKRNKKDKQSNITAASGASSGAGKGSSGRSSTSTASNSASNHLQPNRPAVIMMNDGVEQKSNEFTFGFSNDYELLFGDFSEEDCRKLLEGSTADSSAATSSSQKPKGQKPNSRVSSVPVTSCNIDGSDREPSLSPSSSSAVMNETRNSSSTSSTSCNSLGKPPLQQSSSSPSSSSSVCSSSSSSSNAPSYQKLPLLPSLVATPPQLYLGAHGNIVPAADSAAIETTVATVVSSTTVMPPLLTDPGTATNLFAHPPPAVLVHSIYTQPPPSLPALPCHNQFALPPPAVVAATAAASSGVQPIPVVPPGSASTTVAVVNAVPPPPAATVQVVKEGLLPGAPPTPTLVAVPSAAHLMVPPPALPPMATAVLLPHQAVVVPVVPTGSAASIADVANNNVLVATVPSSSLPHHHQQTVMTTRPQAATVGGGLQNHNNNVATNSVTQTYHASQQQQQQLQLQQTTAEVTNSAATITPVSPTSQMVTTVEASAQTINSNNAAGIQETKGGTTVAPVTSGASATPIPVRLDKKKELNLRFVEPEQVHSIDYNHDKIVFFVGTAWEDAICGSNGTAKYYEGQ